A region of Streptomyces sp. WMMC500 DNA encodes the following proteins:
- a CDS encoding mandelate racemase/muconate lactonizing enzyme family protein: MQESENGTGTRSRRTVLGLGAAAATGGLGLGALAFRPAEEQVEFLTQKVSRASKPSKLKITDMRVAVLDGVPFTSPIVRIDTNQGISGWGEVRDDADKRYALELKSRLLGENPCNVEMLFRRLKQFGNHGRRGGGVSGVEMALWDLAGKAYGVPVFQMLGGAYRRKIRLYTDTTESEDPKVYAQRMKERVEMGFTFLKMDLGLEIVQDLPGAVVGKSLWNDNLQQYDGTPGGYGMTEHGLTMVQITDKGLDAMAEYVEAVRDAVGYDIPLGMDHFGHFDVNTAIRLANRFERYNLAWLEDLVPWFRTEDWKEITKAVNVPTMTGEDMYGLESFRTLVDAGAVDLIQPDPATAGGILETKRIGDYAREQGMAMPLHYAGSPIGAMASAHIAAATENFVCLEYHATEVKFWNDLMAGGEPLLKDGFYHLTDAPGLGVELDEKEMAKHLAEGEKLFAPTKEWNENPAWDRTWS; this comes from the coding sequence ATGCAGGAATCCGAGAACGGCACCGGCACGCGTTCCAGGCGCACCGTCCTGGGACTCGGGGCTGCCGCCGCCACGGGCGGCCTCGGGCTCGGCGCACTCGCATTCCGACCGGCCGAGGAACAGGTCGAGTTCCTCACCCAGAAAGTCAGCAGGGCGTCGAAGCCGAGCAAGCTGAAGATCACGGACATGCGGGTGGCGGTGCTGGACGGCGTGCCGTTCACCAGCCCGATCGTCCGCATCGACACCAACCAGGGCATCTCCGGTTGGGGCGAGGTCCGCGACGACGCCGACAAGCGCTACGCGCTGGAGTTGAAGAGCAGGCTTCTCGGCGAGAATCCGTGCAACGTCGAGATGCTCTTCAGGCGCCTCAAGCAGTTCGGGAACCACGGCCGCCGCGGCGGCGGCGTCTCCGGCGTCGAGATGGCGCTGTGGGACCTGGCGGGCAAGGCGTACGGCGTGCCGGTGTTCCAGATGCTCGGCGGCGCGTACCGCAGAAAGATACGCCTCTACACCGACACCACCGAGTCCGAGGACCCGAAGGTCTACGCGCAGCGCATGAAGGAGCGCGTGGAGATGGGCTTCACGTTCCTCAAGATGGACCTCGGCCTGGAAATCGTGCAGGACCTGCCGGGCGCGGTCGTCGGCAAGAGCCTGTGGAACGACAACCTCCAGCAGTACGACGGCACGCCCGGCGGCTACGGCATGACCGAACACGGGCTCACCATGGTGCAGATCACCGACAAGGGCCTGGACGCCATGGCGGAGTACGTGGAGGCGGTGCGCGACGCCGTCGGCTACGACATCCCGCTGGGCATGGACCACTTCGGCCACTTCGACGTCAACACCGCGATCCGGCTGGCGAACCGCTTCGAGCGCTACAACCTCGCCTGGCTGGAGGACCTGGTGCCGTGGTTCCGCACCGAGGACTGGAAGGAGATCACGAAGGCCGTCAACGTGCCCACCATGACCGGCGAGGACATGTACGGTCTTGAGTCGTTCCGTACGCTCGTCGACGCCGGCGCCGTCGACCTCATCCAGCCCGACCCGGCCACCGCCGGCGGCATCCTGGAGACCAAGCGCATCGGCGACTACGCGCGCGAGCAGGGCATGGCGATGCCGCTGCACTACGCGGGCTCGCCGATCGGCGCGATGGCCAGCGCGCACATCGCCGCCGCCACCGAGAACTTCGTCTGCCTGGAGTACCACGCCACGGAGGTGAAGTTCTGGAACGACCTCATGGCGGGCGGCGAGCCGCTGCTGAAGGACGGCTTCTACCACCTGACCGACGCGCCCGGCCTCGGCGTGGAACTGGACGAGAAGGAGATGGCCAAGCACCTGGCCGAGGGCGAGAAGCTGTTCGCGCCGACCAAGGAGTGGAACGAGAACCCGGCCTGGGACCGCACCTGGAGCTGA